Proteins encoded by one window of Salvia splendens isolate huo1 chromosome 14, SspV2, whole genome shotgun sequence:
- the LOC121765505 gene encoding DNA damage-repair/toleration protein DRT100-like — translation MATTAFYSFSAILLLSLLFSLTNACFPSDRAALLAFKSTLHEPNLHLFDSWSGSNCCHRWYGVSCDRETSRVADINLRGESEDPLFRNANTSSGFMTGSISPAVCLLPRLSALTLADWKALSGPIPPCLTSLPFLRILDLAGNRFSGQIPPDLGRLSRLAVVNLADNQISGQIPASIANLTSLTHLDLRGNQISGQIPYNFGNLRMLSRALLSRNKLTGSIPPSLSYIYRLSDLDLSLNSLSGPIPAGLGKMAVLATLNLDGNKISGTIPATLIGSGISILNLSRNEIGGDIPDVFGARSYFTVMDLSYNNLSGRIPKSISAATFVGHLDVSHNHLCGAIPAGAPFDHLEASSFAYNDCLCGKPLNPC, via the coding sequence ATGGCCACCACCGCCTTCTATTCATTCTCCgccatattattattatcattactCTTCTCCTTAACCAATGCCTGCTTCCCCTCCGACCGCGCGGCCCTCCTCGCCTTCAAATCCACCCTCCACGAGCCCAACCTACACCTCTTCGACTCCTGGTCCGGCAGCAACTGCTGCCACCGTTGGTACGGGGTCAGCTGCGACCGCGAGACCAGCCGCGTCGCCGACATCAACCTCCGCGGCGAGTCCGAGGACCCCCTCTTCCGCAACGCCAACACCTCCTCCGGCTTCATGACCGGCTCCATCTCCCCCGCCGTCtgcctcctcccccgcctctCCGCTCTCACCCTTGCCGACTGGAAAGCCCTCTCCGGCCCCATCCCCCCCTGTCTCACCTCCCTCCCCTTCCTCCGCATCCTCGACCTCGCCGGCAACCGATTCTCCGGCCAGATCCCCCCCGACCTCGGCCGCCTCTCCCGCCTCGCCGTCGTCAACCTCGCCGACAACCAGATCTCCGGCCAGATCCCGGCCTCAATCGCCAATCTCACCTCCCTCACGCACCTCGACCTCCGCGGAAACCAGATCTCCGGCCAGATCCCGTACAATTTCGGGAATCTGAGAATGCTGAGCCGCGCTTTGCTCAGCAGGAACAAGCTCACCGGTTCAATTCCGCCCTCTCTCTCCTACATCTACCGCCTCTCCGATCTGGATCTGTCTCTCAACAGCCTCTCCGGCCCGATCCCCGCCGGACTCGGCAAAATGGCGGTGCTCGCCACATTAAACCTCGACGGCAACAAAATCTCCGGTACGATTCCGGCGACGCTGATCGGATCGGGGATTAGTATTCTGAATTTGAGCAGGAACGAGATTGGAGGTGACATTCCGGATGTGTTCGGGGCGAGATCGTATTTCACGGTGATGGATTTGTCGTACAACAATCTTAGCGGGAGGATTCCGAAATCGATATCGGCGGCGACGTTCGTAGGGCACCTGGACGTGAGCCATAACCACCTCTGTGGGGCCATACCGGCGGGGGCTCCGTTTGATCACCTTGAAGCGTCGTCGTTTGCGTACAATGATTGCCTCTGTGGGAAACCGCTTAACCCTTGTTAG